Within Desmodus rotundus isolate HL8 chromosome 6, HLdesRot8A.1, whole genome shotgun sequence, the genomic segment TCTCGCTGCAGAGCTGGGCAGGCACGGTGGCGCATCCCACTCCTGCGTTTCATTCCCCGTGGTCACCCGGGGGAGGTGGTCCTGGTGTCTGACCTGCTGAGCCAGCAGGCGATGCTGGTAGAGCTGGTAGAGAGAGAGCCGGAAGCGACACAGTGCTGCTTAAGCCCCGGTGTCTGGCAGACTTGTGCCTCTTTGCTCCCGTGTGCAGGGGACAGAGGGACCGGCCATCTGTCACCTCTGGTTTTGGGCTTTCCCTGCGGAGGAGTGGGCCTCGACgcagggagtgggaagggcagCTCTGGGGCAGGTGACCCAAGGCTGGTGGTGGCATATCCCCTCCCGCCTCAGCCACGGGGCGGGCTGCCTCTGGGTGTGGCATGAAGGGCTGTGTGCGGGACGGCACCTGCCTGGCTGACCCTGTGCCCTCCCCCTGCAGATGAGCAAGGTGTGGAACGACCTGAAGCCCAAGCTGCACTGCCTCTTCGTCGGGCCCAACAGCACCCTGACCCCGCTGAGGTCCCCGAGGGACAGCCTGTCTCCTCACTAGCGCCGAGAGGACTCGCCCCCCCACTAAAACTTCTTTCCAAATGGTGTGTCGCTGTTTGATTCCCTCCAGATGGCGGGAATTCCCTCCAGGTGTTCCCCATGTCCTACCAGCTGCCGCCCCTTGAGCAGAAGAGCTGATGTCAGAGCTGGTGGGACTGGGGTTTAGGTGCCGtggctccccccaaccccctgccgTGGGAGCGGGGCCAGTGATGCGACCCCAGGTTTCTGAGCATCCATGGAAGCTGAGGCCACATGGGGTCTGCGGCAGTTGTCCCTGACCCTGGCACTGTGGCCTGTGAGTTGGGTAGGGAGACGTGTTAGGATTCCTTGGCATGGTTTTCTCCTGACACCCAGAGGGCTGGGTGGCAAGGATGGCTCTCCCGCTGGTGGTGCCTGCGGGGTGTGCAGGAGGGACCCCTCTTTCTTGGGGCCTGAGGCTGGAAGGGCAGGGGGGGCCGAGGGCCAGCGAGCTGCCTGCTGCTGTGAACcttccaacccccctccctccattctCAGACAACTAGGACCCTCCTCCCAGACTCTACCCACTTGCTGACCCAGCCACCACCTGCTCCCGGGGCGAGGGGACTGGCGCCCcagcagctctgggggtgggagtgggtgcGTCCTGCTcccgtgtgtgtgagtgtttagCACACGGGGCCCTCAAGGGACAGGTGCTGGGGGATGTTCTGACGCACTGTGAAATTCCGGGGGCCCCGCCTTCCAGGGCTGCCTGGCAGACTCCGGCCGTCTCCCCGGTCTGGAGTAGTCTGACTCCTGCATGTACGTCATCCTGGGGCATGCAGGACCCCGGGCCCAGGTGGGCTCTCGGGTAACACGCCCGCAGATGAGCTGACGCAGGTACCCTCCGGGGGAGGGTCCCTTGGGCACGCCCCATGCTGGGTTCTGTCTGTGGGGAGGCAGccatgggggtgaggggagacgGGAGACGGCTGCTGTGCTGCACCAGCCTGAGGCCCCGCTGCGGCCGACATGTGCCTTCCTGGGCCGAGGAGTGGGGCAGTGCCCCCCATGCCTGGCAGGTGGGGGCTGCTTTTGCCTTTTGATTGCTCTTTAGAAACGGGTCCTCAGCTACGTGGACCATGTCTGTTGTCACTTGAGGCTGGTCCCTCCTGGGGCTGTGTGTGCCTGTCATGTGACCATCCCACCTCCGTCCCACCCCTCGGAGCCGCTGCTCACTTGTCTGGGGCCTGTCACAGGTGGCGGGACAAGGGGTGACAGAGAACGTCTCCCATGGTAGACTGAGGCCCTGCTCGTGCAGGTCACGAGGTGCCAGGCTGCATACCTGCCCCCTCTGGCGGCCCCGAGGAGCTGATGTACCgccacagcccctcccagcaGTGATGGGACCACCAGAGGCAGCCTTCCTGCTTCAGAGGGGTCACCGCACCTGCTCCCAGAAGGCCAGAGCCACAGCATCACCGCCTTGGCCTGgcccgcagcagcagcagcagcagcagccccagccagcGCCCAGTCCTCAGCAGCTACCAAAGACAATCGCCggcgtgcccccccccccccagcctggtGGCGGGGAGGGTATGTGGGACGCAGCTGACCACTGCCAGGGCATCTGTGTCCAAGGCCCTGCTTCTTCTGTGCCTGAGTCAGCCTCACATGTGATGCACTTTACTCCCCGGCCACCCGAGTCCATGGCCCCCACACCcagtaaatggaattgtttacAAGTGGTCCACATTCCGAGATCTTCATCGACTAACACAgctattattaaatgtatttataacaGTTGGGGAAAGTTGTGAGTTCTTTGCGGAAGTGGGAGGTGCCCCCTTTCCTGGTTGGAAGCCAAGAGAACAGCCCGTCCCTCGGGCTGAGGGATGGTGACTGGCCTCCAGGGTGTTAGACCagagctgcagccctggccttGGCTGTTCCTCGGTTTCCCCTAGTGTACAGTGTGGAATCTCCAGGGTGCTGAGGACAAGCATGCTGCCCACCTCTGTGACCCCAACAGGAGCCTGTGGCACTATCCTCATCACTGCCAGCTCCCACCACCAGCAGCCACCACGGGACAGTGCCAGGAACTGTCCCgtccccccgcaccccccaccaCCTGCATCCCTTCTGTGCCCAGTGGTGTGGCCACAGCCCAGCACATCCAGCGGCTTCCTGAGGACGGGCCTGGGCTGGCTGTGGGGGCCTGGTGAGGAATGTTGAAAGAGCAGAAGACGTTTATTACGTTTCCCTTTCCCTCCAATCAAGTTCCAGACGGGAAACCCCGGCAGTGGCTCGGCTCGGGGACCCACTGCACAGTGCGGGCGGGCAGGGTTCTGCCTCTAGGCATCGGCCACCTCGAGCAGCTGGTAGTCCAGGATGGTGTCCTGCCCCTGGAACTTGAAGTACCCGTGGAACTTCCTCTTCTGAAGCAGGAGGGGGAACCAATAGCTGTCATCTGGCCACATGTTGGCGAAGGGGATCCGGTCCAGTGGGAACCACTGAGGCCGCATCTCTGGGGCGGGTGGGAAGAGCGGGGCTGACTATCAGTGGAGACTTAGACCGGCTTTCCCAGGGCGCCTGCTGCACAGTGTGTGAGGGGCTGTGATGGGAATCCTCCCGActgcagggcagagtgggaggtggggcagggtgtCCGTGCCCTCGGACTCACCGTCGCTCTCCGTGGGGGTCCCGTGGACGCTGTCTGCACGGAAGATGTGCACGTCCATCTGCTCAGGCTCGCCTGCGAACTCGAACAGGATGTGGCCCGCCTTGTGCAGCGTGTCCGCGGTCACGCCACACTCCTCCTGCAGCTCCCTGGGGAGAGGGCCACAGCTAGAGCACGGCCCGTCCGAGCAGAGCCTGGGCGCAGCGCCGGAGGACTCGGAATGAGCGTGTGGGCCCGTGAGCGTGGCCAGGGAGCTGCGGCACGACGCGGGCTGGGCCGCAGGAGGGGTCCCCACCCTGCAGGGCTTTGCAGTTACCTGGACCTTTTAGGGCTGGCTGCTTCTGAGgtctggggaggggtgagggttgTGACGGCGCTGGTTTGGGGCAAGGACTCACTGGCCAGCACGTCCTGGGACCCCGCGGCAACCCTGGCCTGGCTGGACTCTGCTGCTTGGCCgctcctgggaggaggctggTAGAGCCGGGAACCCCTGCAGGCTGCCAGAACCTGAGCTGGGAACCAGAACCAGAGCCTTCCCACAGGAGGGGTTGTCCTTCCCCGCCTCACGCCGAGCACAGCGCCGCCATGCAGGCTGCTGCTGTTCTAACCTCTGTTCTGACAAGGAGACCCCTTGCCCCTGCAGCATCACCTCTGTGGTTGATGGGACGCTCTGCCCTGCCTCAGTTGGCCCCCTTTCTGGTCTGTTCTGTCCTCAGGACCACTGCTTACATGTTCCAGGGACAGCCCCTGTGGATACCCCGTCCAAGAACAAGCATCCTGTACAGCCCCACCTGCTGGAGGAGGCCCCAAAGTGCAAAGGATCGTGAACCTCTGAGGGTACGGGAGACCTTTGTCATAAAGCTGTCagcctgcagggttctgtgctcTGGGGTGAGGTCAGGACAGAGGAGAGGAGTGAGGTCATGGGCTGGGCAGCTGCCGGGGGGCCACTGGTGGCCCAGTGCGGCATCCGGTCAGCTGTGCCGAGCTTGGTCATTCATCTGCCAGCCTGTGATGCAGGCACTGGACAGAGCGGGAGAGGAATGGCATCCTGGCTGCACCACCTGTCACAGGACTTGGTGTGTGACACAGGTGGCACCAGTATGGAGGGACACATGGTCTTTCAGTGAGCGGTGCTGTCAGCCGCACAGCCGTCACACAGAGGGCCCCACAGCGCTGGCCTTCCCACCGCGTTAGGACAGCGAGCTTGGGACAGGCAAGCACTTCTTAGAGGGACGTGGAAAATGGCAGCCGTAAAGAAAAACCCTTGTGTGTGGGGTTACACGCAAACCACAGATGTTTGCTTACCAAAGTGTCGCTAAAAGACGCGCAAAGGGAAGAATCACCCTTGTCTTCTCCTCAGCCGCCACGTGAGGGAGAATCGAGAGTGGAGTAAGTATTTAAAGTGTTGAGAGGAAACACCCACCACCCCAGAATCCGGTACCCTGTGAGACAGCCCttcacaggggagggaggaacaaaGGCTTTCTCAAACAGAAGTCCAGGGGCTTCATGGCCCGCCTGGTGAGAAGACAAGTGCGGGCTGGGAGCGTAGGTCCGCACGAAGACAAGAGCACCGAGGAAGGAACGCGTCGAGGCAACGTTTTATTTCCGTCATCCCAACTGCTCCCACAGACGGAAGTCTGAAACAGCGGCAGCGCCACGCCCGCTCGTGCGTGTATCCCGTGCTGCTGTGACTCGTCCGTGACGGCCGCGGCCCAGGGACGGGCGGGGAGCGGAGGGGTCTCGGTGCGAAGCCGTCTGGGCACCGGGACTTGGATTAGATGTCAGTGGATTACAAACGCTGGGGCGAGCACTAGCgcgggtgggagggggacagtgagACGCTGAGCAAGATGATGGATCGTGTGAAATGCTCAGCGGAAGCCACCGAAGGCGGGAGAACGTGGAGGACCAGAGGAGGCACAGGAACGGACATGGTGGACGGCAACGGAATCAGCGATCGCCCCGCACGCCAGTGGTCAGAGCACCAGTTCAGAGCCTGTCAGAGTGGGTCGGAAAGCAGGACCCAGCTACGTGTTGTCTACAAGGCACACCCGTTAAATGTACAGATTCAAAATATAAGGACTAAACAATATAGAGTGTGACATACcgattaaaagtaaatggatggaatgctggctggcatggctcagtggattgagcgccagcctgcaaaccgaagggtcgtgggttcggttcccagtcagggcacatggctgggatTTGGAAAGCAGACTCCTGCGTCTGCGGGCCCCTTCAGGGAGCACAGCTAGCCTGGAACGCTGCCACTATCCACTGTGACAGACTGACTCAGAGGCTCCCCCTAGGGGAGTTCCCCCAGGAAGGGGGCACACGGGCACCGGCTGTGCAAGGCTGTCCTGGCAGAACAGGGTGCAGACACACCTTGGGGCATTTGTAACTGGAACGCCGCAGGGCCGTGAGGTGGCAGACCGCTCCTCCATGCAGAGGGAACACCGGGCGGAGCCCAGACGCAAAGGCCTATCCTGTGTGATGCTGCCTACAGGACGGGCCAACGCCACCCACTGTGACAGAAGTCAGGGTGCAGGCTGCCTGGAGAGCAGCGACCAGTGCCTAAACACCCCGCGGAAGGCCTGCCCTCTCCCATAGACTCGGTGTGCCTCCTCTCAAACTTGGCTGATGAAGTGTCTTAGTCCTGGCTCACGGAGCGCTTCTAGGGGACAGAGGGCAAAGGACTCAATGACTAGAAACGACAGTGCTGTGGAGGAAACAC encodes:
- the NUDT1 gene encoding oxidized purine nucleoside triphosphate hydrolase, with product MGASRLYTLVLVVQPERVLLGMKKRGFGAGRWNGFGGKVEEGETIEDGAKRELQEECGVTADTLHKAGHILFEFAGEPEQMDVHIFRADSVHGTPTESDEMRPQWFPLDRIPFANMWPDDSYWFPLLLQKRKFHGYFKFQGQDTILDYQLLEVADA